A window of the Gossypium hirsutum isolate 1008001.06 chromosome A03, Gossypium_hirsutum_v2.1, whole genome shotgun sequence genome harbors these coding sequences:
- the LOC107888146 gene encoding uncharacterized protein: MKNKASGFLKQVVSSVLVSSIAKAKSMVDKGKTSASKARLIILTLMRNKKAVLLGPISKKIHGFLGDKENDPQDDESKAIVPFQYNDDDDAQVADDDKYPDLTHYLFDEKELELEAEAESGSVIEMVKKSKEEGEDFSLEDEIDHVADLFITRFYKQMRLQELLSFKRNQQMQEGNH, encoded by the coding sequence ATGAAGAACAAGGCATCTGGTTTCTTGAAACAGGTAGTGTCTTCTGTGTTGGTCAGTTCCATTGCCAAAGCCAAATCCATGGTGGATAAGGGCAAAACTAGTGCTTCCAAAGCCCGCCTTATAATCCTCACTTTGATGAGGAATAAGAAGGCGGTGTTGCTGGGTCCAATCTCCAAAAAGATCCATGGATTCCTCGGGGACAAGGAAAATGACCCCCAAGACGATGAAAGCAAAGCCATTGTTCCATTTCAATACAACGATGATGATGATGCTCAGGTGGCTGATGATGATAAGTACCCTGATTTGACCCACTATCTGTTTGATGAAAAGGAGCTGGAGTTAGAGGCGGAGGCTGAAAGCGGATCGGTGATCGAGATGGTGAAGAAGTCGAAAGAAGAAGGGGAAGATTTCAGTTTGGAAGACGAGATCGATCACGTTGCGGACTTATTCATCACCAGGTTTTATAAACAAATGCGCCTCCAGGAACTCTTGTCCTTCAAGAGAAATCAACAAATGCAGGAGGGAAACCATTAG